Proteins encoded by one window of Misgurnus anguillicaudatus chromosome 4, ASM2758022v2, whole genome shotgun sequence:
- the ndufb8 gene encoding NADH dehydrogenase [ubiquinone] 1 beta subcomplex subunit 8, mitochondrial yields MAALGKGLLTRALSRGIKPGICTNIIGARAASGGPPGMLPGPYPKTPEERAAAAKKYNMTLEDYRPYPDDGCGYGDYPMLPERSQHERDPWYQWDHPDLRRNWGEPIHWDFDMYIRNRVDTSPSPVDWRTMCKHLFGFFGFMMLMFGLGEMYPSYQPVAPKQYPYNDLYLERGGDPDKEPEPPKHYEI; encoded by the exons ATGGCGGCGCTCGGAAAGGGTCTGTTGACCCGAGCGCTTTCTAGAGGAATAAAACCAGGAATTTGTACGAATATAATTGGGGCAAGGGCAG CCTCTGGTGGTCCTCCGGGCATGTTACCCGGCCCATACCCCAAAACCCCAGAGGAGAGAGCGGCAGCAGCCAAGAAATACAACATGACACTGGAAGATTACCGTCCTTATCCTGATGATGGCTGTGG GTATGGTGACTACCCCATGCTGCCAGAAAGATCACAGCATGAGAGAGACCCATGGTATCAGTGGGACCATCCGGATCTGAGGAGGAACTGGGGAGAACCT ATTCACTGGGACTTTGACATGTACATCAGGAACAGAGTGGACACATCTCCAAGTCCGGTGGACTGGAGgacaatgtgcaaacatctttTTGGTTTCTTTGGCTTCATGATGCTGATGTTTGGACTGGGTGAGATGTATCCTTCTTACCAACCTGTG GCACCCAAACAGTATCCCTACAATGACCTGTATCTGGAGAGAGGTGGAGACCCTGATAAAGAACCAGAACCTCCCAAACATTATGAAATCTAA